The Candidatus Woesearchaeota archaeon sequence CGTCAACCAGCTTGCTCGCGCCATCACCGGGAAGGAATGCTGTTATTTGCTTTCCGTTCTTGACCAACTGGACGCGCACACATTTACGCATGGCAGAGTTTGGCTGCTTCGCCTCCCGTTGCACCTTTTCAAGCACGATGCCTGCCGCTTGGCTGGCTCCCTCAAGCGGGTCCGACTTAAGATGCAACTTGAGCACCTTCTTTGCATACCATTGATACTGCTTTCTCGCCTTTGCACGACGCTTTCGCAGCTTCTTTGCAGCATTCAATCCGTTAGTCTTCTTTCCCATTGTTCAAACCACACGAATCTCCTTCAGGTGAGGATGATACGTCTTTACAATCTCTTCCAACGCACGAAGATTCTGCGCCCGAGCACCAATCAAGAGGCCTTTCGTCTTCACATCCGGCCCGGTCAGCGTCACGACGCCGTCCTGCTCCTCAATCTTGACAACCCGTAGCGGCGCCACGATATTCTGAATAAGACGCAGCATGTCAGGGTGAAACTCCACTATTTTAATCTTTCGCTTCATCACCTCCTCGAGTCGCTTCAAATTGCTCAATTGCTTCCCCAGCGCCTTTGCAAGCTTCCCCTCATCGACGAAAAAAAGCAGCCGATCGCGAAAGGTGAAGCAGTCTTTAA is a genomic window containing:
- a CDS encoding NusA-like transcription termination signal-binding factor codes for the protein MFVSVSPTYTVEHLQLFSLFEKVTRVPVKDCFTFRDRLLFFVDEGKLAKALGKQLSNLKRLEEVMKRKIKIVEFHPDMLRLIQNIVAPLRVVKIEEQDGVVTLTGPDVKTKGLLIGARAQNLRALEEIVKTYHPHLKEIRVV
- a CDS encoding 30S ribosomal protein S12, with amino-acid sequence MGKKTNGLNAAKKLRKRRAKARKQYQWYAKKVLKLHLKSDPLEGASQAAGIVLEKVQREAKQPNSAMRKCVRVQLVKNGKQITAFLPGDGASKLVDEHDEVIVECIGGNRGRSKGDIPGVRWQVIKVNDQSLDALLSGKIEKARK